Part of the Virgibacillus natechei genome is shown below.
AACCAAGGCGAGATATAGCGCGGCAATTAGCGTCCTCCTTTTTAATTGGTGGTGGGTATTATATTGTTTATACCGAAAATAATGTTATTCAGGGTTGGGTTGGTGTAGGAGAGATCTTTGATAATTATTCCAGTGAAAAGATCGGTTTTATTCCAGAAATTTATGTTATGCCAAATGATAGAAAAAAGGGAATAGCAGATAAATTATGTAAAGAAGTATTTAGAAAACTGAAAGAAAGTGGACATAAAAAAGTACAATTAAATGTGTTCTCAGGGAATCA
Proteins encoded:
- a CDS encoding GNAT family N-acetyltransferase; translated protein: MTIRVATYSETQKILKYAPAVLKEATVGYYEPRRDIARQLASSFLIGGGYYIVYTENNVIQGWVGVGEIFDNYSSEKIGFIPEIYVMPNDRKKGIADKLCKEVFRKLKESGHKKVQLNVFSGNHAKDLYHKLGFQDISTIMEKGLDGDDL